A region of Cardinium endosymbiont of Sogatella furcifera DNA encodes the following proteins:
- the hemW gene encoding radical SAM family heme chaperone HemW, with amino-acid sequence MPLSKAQTNSQAGIYLHIPFCKQACHYCDFHFSTNLSFKSLMVHSIQKELALRQDYLKGIPITSIYFGGGTPSLLTLVEIEQLLNQVVRCFPIAPAAEITLEANPDDLTLEKLQGLNHMGVNRLSIGIQSFNDQALRYMNRAHTSSMAQNSVAWARTAGFDNLSIDLIYAIPGTTMCDWHADLTQALLLEPAHISTYCLTIKPKTVFGYWHKQGSLVELDETFAAEQFERTVAACAQQGYLHYEISNFCKPEKYSRHNTNYWKSGPYIGVGPGAHAYNGQQRQWNIAHNALYIKAIQNGKLPYTEETLTVANHVNEYMMTSLRTCWGCDFDWIYAQYGIDLMAIQKDYLEKIMQWKLAYLTGHILYLTNSGKLLADKIASDLFVDG; translated from the coding sequence ATGCCATTGAGCAAAGCACAAACAAATAGCCAGGCGGGCATCTACCTGCACATCCCATTTTGCAAGCAAGCTTGCCACTATTGTGACTTCCATTTTAGTACTAATTTGTCTTTTAAGTCATTAATGGTCCATAGCATCCAAAAAGAACTTGCATTACGTCAAGATTATTTGAAAGGCATACCCATTACCAGTATTTATTTTGGTGGTGGTACTCCTTCGTTATTAACGCTTGTAGAAATAGAGCAGCTGCTCAACCAAGTGGTACGTTGTTTTCCTATAGCGCCAGCAGCAGAGATCACATTAGAGGCCAATCCTGATGACTTAACGCTTGAAAAATTGCAAGGATTGAACCATATGGGTGTAAATAGGCTTAGCATAGGCATACAGTCTTTTAATGATCAGGCACTGCGTTATATGAATAGGGCCCATACCAGTTCCATGGCCCAAAATAGTGTAGCGTGGGCACGTACTGCTGGCTTTGATAACTTAAGTATAGATCTTATCTATGCCATTCCTGGTACTACTATGTGCGATTGGCATGCTGATTTAACACAAGCCCTATTGTTGGAACCAGCGCATATTTCTACCTATTGTTTGACCATTAAACCTAAAACTGTATTTGGCTATTGGCATAAACAAGGTAGTCTGGTGGAGCTAGATGAAACTTTCGCAGCAGAACAATTTGAACGAACTGTAGCAGCTTGTGCTCAACAAGGTTATCTACATTATGAAATTTCTAATTTTTGCAAGCCAGAAAAATATTCTAGACACAATACAAATTACTGGAAATCAGGTCCATATATAGGTGTCGGACCAGGGGCACATGCCTATAATGGGCAGCAAAGACAATGGAATATTGCTCATAATGCATTATATATTAAAGCCATTCAAAATGGGAAGCTACCTTATACGGAAGAAACCTTAACGGTAGCCAATCATGTAAATGAATATATGATGACCAGTCTAAGAACTTGTTGGGGATGTGATTTTGATTGGATTTATGCACAATATGGGATTGACCTTATGGCCATACAAAAAGATTATTTAGAAAAAATTATGCAATGGAAATTGGCCTATTTGACCGGCCATATACTTTATTTAACAAATAGTGGTAAATTACTAGCCGATAAAATAGCGAGTGATCTTTTTGTAGATGGATGA
- a CDS encoding contractile injection system tape measure protein produces MPTKNHHVILRSRIEVTIDQHSQNSMLYHTVQQAVQKRIIPILSKLFAQYVPSDVVIHLDKLVIDGGDVYLSTLDKQLPCQVEQVLMLKLQEQMRKVIHNPTAVIPLPEAKRQAIAHYLSEGHLAWWMIERSEKQIEKIYLELLHYTPLLIEQLWYDLHKKEKAVQRCMTFFARSTVERTLSCLLKQPIAYFKPILTEIGILLQQKRVATNLLDTKQLFATTLLSIINQPRGKVDRMGFLRMLLKQVALQTSTSYEKMLEALQIYYAQNEKKPSFDSTTKALVLQLRDLAITPLKFGYESIKNKEQIVKELDKIANNGMAPHQLSAAIGSMKRAMDRTGIRPLVKSWLQEAKNREKLVQNLPDRLFVACLASIDPSIVGIFSDCMQIATATTAATTPACAIKAMTLAYCAFEHSKTFYLEEMHALFRTHMANGVISPQQCAKLLTTQTYNPAIKAIIAPLVSISTLSSEMPKETTCLWPVMPDANNKAAMQPPIIQHSLPASIPLSMEWLPKLETVLIAFLESTECQANIDHLKNMFITAAVDAPSTRQYIGRVIGYLAPYTSLSADALCDRLSDIAEQKAYPDLAACLARVSPKVDQESYIVQTYSTSKPVDASQTKQHTTRLDGTHNHPLADVVDFLVDNVLPNDQLVPAYFIAKCLERATPKQIRDQLAPWCQEATILKKLMQHATEITVAKLLQAFVPCSHQMLDRLERVMMQVLQRTQQQGHIRSIKEIFIAAAIRETPPEKQYIERIVFHLSAQTASPPTRLCDALIDAAREETDYQLVEIFSFLKEKLTPLKLTKIDEVDLMFLSTHETLDQALVPLYYSRLLPAIKEMVRQSVELSPSIIDQLVAQHLPNLPLQETMRITLYKQIADVILGKKKRIIERWHLFLHTGKLGNYTDATALLSDVLTHLSTFSLAQDKAHVRQRLIANFTHTQLMQLIQRHSAIGKTLTTFIQGSYQWWCDTQGALGEQNMTKNLFWDGVLKTLPQTSIAPDDWLADLTTELSNVLEVTPTTLLTTFQLLDTKEIPETLTASLNRLQEKYSQVFQQQARQRGYHAPILIKLYLLLNGNLSLFAQQYHLTIERLGDELIQFMEDQPLELPKLLADQDNHQVTARRIVHYFSEEVTTKIITCLAKDNAPFVMHYLTLLNHPLLDTTIPFHHPSTWKKELCISIMHYLISKKSFAAQEFVHSTLLTTCYTQGTIYKIITSIVDTKATNQEADQLITLLKPLIKHMHPSQSALVHQSLEKAPLKTSPQKVRLPEASVQVYTKNTGLVFLWPFLYDFFKLNNLMVDDQFFCDQAAHNAVYLLQYLVTGKLKSPEWQLTLPKLLCGLSYDAVLLPYKPIDETEDIYDQVEEKGTTSDQQLQASQDGTTSKIEIETETSTSSNTMAILSANSQLLMEKVLKRWKSITKLQETDAFQNATLERIVKDYFLNRLGILTSHQADDTTEKKFWHLTMMHQDHDTGDLLPPWSMNKLKLPWMQEEIILFWIPE; encoded by the coding sequence ATGCCTACAAAAAATCATCATGTCATTCTACGTAGTCGGATTGAAGTAACTATTGATCAGCATAGTCAAAATAGCATGCTCTATCACACCGTTCAGCAAGCTGTCCAAAAACGAATTATACCCATTTTATCCAAACTCTTTGCTCAATATGTGCCTAGTGATGTAGTCATCCATTTAGACAAGCTGGTTATAGATGGAGGTGACGTATATCTATCTACCCTTGACAAACAACTCCCTTGTCAGGTAGAACAGGTGTTAATGCTTAAATTACAAGAACAGATGCGTAAGGTCATCCATAACCCTACTGCAGTAATCCCACTACCAGAGGCAAAACGGCAAGCCATAGCACACTATTTATCAGAAGGTCATTTGGCGTGGTGGATGATCGAACGTTCTGAAAAACAAATTGAAAAAATATATCTAGAATTGCTGCACTACACGCCTCTGCTTATAGAACAGCTTTGGTATGATCTGCATAAAAAGGAAAAAGCTGTCCAACGTTGTATGACATTTTTTGCTCGGTCTACTGTAGAGCGAACTCTTTCCTGCTTATTGAAACAACCTATAGCTTACTTTAAGCCTATCCTAACTGAAATAGGAATATTGTTACAACAAAAGAGGGTTGCAACCAACTTGTTAGATACGAAGCAATTGTTTGCAACGACTCTATTGAGTATCATCAACCAACCAAGAGGCAAAGTAGACCGAATGGGTTTTTTGCGCATGCTCCTCAAGCAAGTCGCCCTACAAACCTCTACCAGCTACGAAAAAATGCTAGAAGCATTACAGATTTATTACGCACAAAATGAAAAAAAACCCTCATTTGACTCCACTACGAAAGCATTGGTGCTTCAGTTGCGTGACCTAGCGATAACGCCACTAAAATTCGGGTATGAAAGTATCAAAAATAAGGAACAAATAGTAAAAGAATTGGACAAAATAGCCAATAATGGCATGGCGCCCCATCAACTATCAGCCGCTATAGGTAGTATGAAACGGGCAATGGACCGAACAGGTATACGACCTCTAGTAAAAAGCTGGCTGCAGGAAGCAAAAAATAGGGAAAAGTTGGTTCAAAACTTACCTGATAGGCTCTTTGTTGCCTGCTTAGCCTCTATAGATCCTTCTATTGTAGGTATATTTTCTGATTGTATGCAAATCGCAACGGCTACTACTGCTGCCACCACACCTGCTTGTGCGATTAAAGCTATGACTTTAGCCTATTGTGCCTTTGAACATTCTAAAACATTTTATCTTGAAGAGATGCACGCGTTGTTTAGAACACATATGGCCAATGGTGTAATCAGCCCGCAACAATGCGCCAAATTGCTAACTACTCAAACCTATAACCCAGCTATAAAAGCTATAATAGCCCCACTGGTATCCATATCGACCTTATCATCAGAGATGCCCAAGGAGACCACGTGCCTTTGGCCTGTTATGCCTGATGCAAATAACAAAGCGGCTATGCAGCCGCCTATCATACAGCACAGCTTGCCAGCATCCATTCCTCTTTCAATGGAGTGGCTACCTAAACTCGAAACCGTTCTGATTGCATTCCTTGAATCTACTGAATGCCAAGCAAACATAGACCATCTCAAAAATATGTTTATTACAGCAGCCGTGGATGCGCCATCTACTAGGCAATATATAGGACGTGTGATAGGTTATCTAGCGCCTTATACCTCCTTATCTGCTGACGCATTATGTGACCGACTATCTGATATAGCAGAACAGAAAGCCTATCCAGATCTAGCAGCATGTTTGGCGCGTGTGTCACCTAAAGTAGACCAAGAGAGCTATATAGTACAAACCTATAGCACATCAAAACCGGTTGACGCATCGCAAACCAAGCAGCACACCACTCGTTTAGATGGTACCCATAACCATCCATTGGCAGATGTAGTGGATTTTCTTGTTGATAATGTATTGCCAAATGATCAGTTGGTGCCAGCCTACTTCATAGCTAAGTGTTTGGAGCGTGCCACACCCAAACAGATAAGAGATCAATTAGCACCTTGGTGCCAAGAAGCAACCATTTTAAAAAAGCTCATGCAACATGCTACAGAGATCACTGTAGCCAAACTATTGCAGGCCTTTGTCCCTTGTTCCCATCAGATGCTGGATCGCCTAGAAAGGGTCATGATGCAAGTGTTGCAGCGCACCCAGCAACAGGGCCATATCCGTTCCATTAAAGAAATTTTTATTGCTGCCGCAATTAGAGAAACTCCACCAGAAAAACAATATATAGAGCGTATCGTATTCCATCTGAGCGCACAAACTGCATCTCCCCCAACCCGTTTATGTGATGCGTTAATTGATGCAGCCAGAGAGGAAACCGATTACCAGCTGGTAGAGATTTTTTCTTTCCTCAAAGAGAAGTTAACGCCATTAAAACTAACTAAAATAGATGAAGTGGATCTAATGTTTCTATCTACACATGAAACATTAGACCAAGCTCTTGTACCACTTTACTATAGTAGGCTACTACCAGCTATTAAAGAGATGGTACGCCAATCTGTTGAGCTATCTCCCTCCATCATCGACCAATTGGTTGCACAACACTTACCCAACCTACCATTACAGGAAACGATGCGCATCACGCTCTACAAACAGATTGCCGATGTGATACTAGGCAAAAAAAAGAGGATTATAGAAAGATGGCACCTCTTTTTGCATACGGGTAAGCTTGGAAATTATACAGATGCAACAGCCTTGTTAAGTGATGTGCTCACACACCTTTCTACTTTTTCTTTAGCCCAAGATAAAGCACATGTGCGGCAACGCCTTATCGCAAATTTTACCCATACGCAACTGATGCAATTGATTCAAAGACATAGTGCAATAGGTAAAACGTTAACAACCTTCATACAAGGGAGCTATCAATGGTGGTGTGACACACAAGGTGCACTAGGCGAGCAAAATATGACTAAAAATTTATTTTGGGATGGTGTATTAAAAACACTACCTCAGACATCTATTGCACCAGATGATTGGCTTGCGGACCTTACTACTGAATTGAGTAACGTACTGGAAGTTACACCAACTACCCTACTAACAACTTTTCAACTACTTGATACCAAGGAGATACCAGAAACGTTAACTGCTTCATTGAACAGGCTACAAGAAAAATATAGTCAAGTATTCCAACAACAAGCTAGGCAGCGTGGATACCACGCACCTATCTTAATCAAGCTTTATCTACTGCTTAATGGCAACTTATCTCTTTTTGCCCAGCAGTATCATCTAACAATAGAGCGATTAGGCGATGAGTTGATTCAATTTATGGAAGACCAACCACTTGAATTACCAAAACTTCTAGCAGATCAGGACAATCATCAAGTAACAGCCAGGCGCATAGTCCACTATTTTAGCGAAGAAGTGACTACAAAAATTATAACCTGTTTAGCAAAAGACAACGCTCCATTTGTCATGCACTACCTAACTCTTTTAAACCATCCATTGCTAGATACAACTATACCCTTCCATCATCCATCCACATGGAAAAAGGAACTCTGCATTTCTATTATGCATTATTTAATTTCAAAAAAGTCATTTGCAGCCCAAGAGTTTGTACACAGTACCTTACTGACCACTTGCTATACTCAAGGAACTATTTACAAAATCATTACCTCAATTGTCGATACAAAGGCTACGAACCAGGAAGCAGATCAGCTGATCACCTTACTTAAGCCATTAATTAAGCACATGCACCCATCCCAGTCAGCTTTAGTCCATCAGTCATTAGAAAAAGCGCCACTAAAAACATCACCTCAAAAAGTTCGTCTACCAGAAGCATCGGTTCAGGTATATACAAAAAATACAGGCTTGGTATTTCTATGGCCCTTTTTGTATGATTTTTTCAAGTTAAACAATCTTATGGTTGACGACCAATTTTTCTGTGACCAAGCAGCCCATAATGCAGTCTATCTCTTACAATATTTGGTTACAGGTAAGCTAAAGAGTCCCGAATGGCAGCTTACCCTTCCTAAACTACTTTGTGGATTATCTTATGATGCAGTATTGCTACCCTATAAGCCTATAGATGAAACGGAGGATATATATGATCAAGTAGAAGAAAAGGGCACTACGTCAGACCAACAGCTCCAAGCGTCCCAAGACGGGACTACATCAAAAATAGAAATAGAAACAGAAACATCCACATCTAGTAACACAATGGCAATCCTATCAGCCAATAGCCAACTGCTTATGGAAAAAGTCCTAAAGCGTTGGAAAAGCATAACAAAACTGCAAGAAACCGATGCATTTCAAAACGCTACCCTGGAAAGGATAGTAAAAGACTATTTCTTAAATAGATTAGGTATTTTAACCAGCCACCAAGCTGATGACACTACAGAGAAAAAATTTTGGCATTTAACGATGATGCATCAGGACCACGATACAGGTGATTTACTGCCTCCTTGGTCTATGAATAAGCTTAAATTACCTTGGATGCAAGAAGAAATTATTTTATTTTGGATACCTGAGTAG
- a CDS encoding valine--tRNA ligase encodes MTTPTLPPHYNFVERETYWQHFWEAAALYSWDPTDPDTFVVDTPPPTISGQLHVGHACSYAQADFIVRFQRMLGKNIFYPMGFDDNGLPTERLVEKQKGVRAAHMDRTAFIKLCQEVVDREEEKFRHLFKAMALSVDWSLEYQTISPLSRKLSQMSFLDLLKKGEVYRSAQPMLWDPVDGTALAQADIEDQERTTYMNDILFLHEATQAPLPIATTRPELLPACVALFYHPDDMRYQHLAHTYALTPIFNMRVPILADVLVQPNKGTGLVMCCTFGDQTDIVWWKKHQLPTCIILNKQGRVTHVGPLQGLKVTEAREKIIQILKDQSLLVKQTLVQQSVKCAERSGAPLEIRTTPQWFVRTIDHKAALLAKVKQLKWHPAAMQHRLEEWIAGIAWDWSISRQRYFGVPFPVWYSKRSGEEGKILVPTVDQLPVNPLEDLPIGYTREEVEPDYDVMDTWATSSISPQLSSHAINKESSVDYNRHLQLFPMDLRPQAHEIIRTWAFYTLLKAHLHEDSLPWNHIMIHGWCLASDKQKMSKSKGNVLLPEKLLTTYGADVIRYWAANARLGADTCYCENVMKNGKRLVTKLWNAGKFILGHFDKIEGLGQPLQWQKVTHTLDRWLLESLAALTDKVHAHLLAYGYAEALEQVEKFFWSVFCDDYLELSKARVYNALQQDPQGQYSAMVTLYHAFYGLLQLFAPILPHITEELSQGLYPHKGSIHQRGNWPTWRLETTIPQAQVDQVVHLREIIGLVRKAKADGQLSIKAPIQLLTISGTVLDEDIYQDLKAVTAATEIVFGDLTSSPMDIQVVGKQCGIGVVWG; translated from the coding sequence ATGACTACACCCACTTTACCACCACATTACAACTTTGTAGAACGAGAAACATATTGGCAACATTTTTGGGAAGCAGCAGCGCTATATAGTTGGGACCCAACTGATCCAGATACTTTTGTGGTAGATACACCTCCCCCTACCATTTCCGGACAGCTGCACGTAGGCCATGCTTGTAGCTATGCACAAGCCGATTTTATCGTTCGATTTCAACGCATGTTGGGTAAAAATATTTTTTATCCAATGGGTTTTGATGACAATGGGTTACCCACGGAGCGGTTGGTAGAAAAACAAAAAGGTGTTCGCGCAGCCCATATGGATAGAACGGCTTTCATAAAATTATGTCAGGAAGTAGTGGATAGGGAAGAAGAAAAGTTTAGGCATCTTTTTAAGGCCATGGCGCTTTCTGTGGATTGGAGTTTAGAATACCAGACGATTAGTCCACTATCTCGTAAGCTTTCACAGATGTCTTTTTTGGACCTTTTGAAAAAAGGGGAGGTATACCGTAGTGCGCAACCGATGTTGTGGGATCCAGTAGATGGTACTGCTTTGGCACAAGCTGATATTGAAGACCAGGAGCGCACCACCTATATGAATGACATTCTATTTCTACATGAAGCGACGCAAGCCCCTTTACCCATTGCTACGACTCGACCTGAATTATTGCCTGCCTGCGTGGCCTTATTCTACCATCCGGATGATATGCGTTACCAACATTTGGCGCACACCTATGCCCTGACACCTATATTTAATATGAGGGTGCCTATTTTAGCAGATGTGCTTGTGCAGCCCAATAAGGGAACCGGTTTGGTGATGTGTTGCACCTTTGGAGACCAAACCGATATAGTGTGGTGGAAGAAACACCAATTGCCTACTTGTATCATCCTAAATAAACAAGGCAGGGTAACCCATGTTGGTCCATTGCAAGGCCTTAAGGTAACAGAAGCACGCGAAAAAATCATTCAAATCTTAAAGGATCAGTCGTTGTTGGTTAAGCAAACGCTTGTGCAGCAATCTGTCAAGTGTGCAGAACGTTCTGGTGCACCTTTAGAAATACGCACTACACCTCAGTGGTTTGTGCGTACCATAGATCATAAAGCCGCCCTTTTAGCTAAGGTCAAACAACTCAAATGGCACCCTGCTGCCATGCAGCATAGGCTGGAGGAATGGATTGCTGGCATCGCTTGGGATTGGTCTATAAGCCGTCAGCGCTATTTTGGGGTGCCTTTTCCGGTTTGGTATTCTAAACGTTCTGGGGAAGAAGGAAAGATATTGGTGCCCACTGTAGATCAGTTGCCTGTAAACCCACTTGAAGATCTACCCATAGGCTATACCCGTGAAGAGGTAGAACCAGACTATGATGTAATGGATACTTGGGCAACGAGCAGTATTTCGCCCCAACTCTCTTCGCATGCGATTAATAAGGAGTCTAGCGTAGACTATAATAGGCACCTGCAGTTGTTCCCTATGGATTTGCGCCCACAAGCCCATGAGATTATACGGACTTGGGCTTTCTATACTTTACTCAAAGCCCATTTGCATGAGGATAGTCTGCCCTGGAACCATATTATGATCCATGGATGGTGCCTAGCGTCAGATAAGCAAAAGATGTCTAAGTCTAAAGGTAATGTGTTGCTGCCTGAAAAGCTTTTAACTACCTATGGGGCGGATGTCATCCGCTATTGGGCCGCTAACGCCCGTTTGGGTGCAGATACTTGTTATTGTGAAAATGTGATGAAAAATGGCAAACGGTTGGTGACTAAATTATGGAATGCCGGTAAGTTTATCTTGGGCCATTTTGATAAAATAGAAGGTTTAGGTCAACCACTTCAGTGGCAAAAAGTCACCCATACCCTAGATCGATGGCTCTTAGAATCCCTAGCCGCACTGACTGATAAGGTGCATGCACATTTGTTAGCCTATGGCTATGCAGAGGCGTTGGAACAGGTAGAAAAATTCTTTTGGTCTGTTTTTTGTGATGACTATCTAGAGCTTAGTAAAGCTAGGGTTTATAATGCACTGCAGCAAGATCCGCAAGGTCAGTATAGTGCTATGGTAACACTTTACCATGCTTTTTATGGTCTATTGCAACTTTTTGCTCCTATTTTGCCTCATATTACAGAGGAACTGTCTCAGGGATTGTATCCCCATAAAGGTTCTATTCATCAAAGAGGCAATTGGCCCACGTGGAGATTAGAGACGACCATTCCTCAAGCGCAAGTGGATCAAGTCGTGCACCTTAGGGAAATCATTGGATTGGTACGTAAAGCCAAAGCAGATGGTCAACTTTCTATAAAAGCGCCGATTCAGTTGCTTACCATTAGCGGTACAGTTTTAGATGAAGATATATATCAAGACCTTAAAGCGGTCACTGCTGCTACCGAGATCGTATTCGGCGATCTAACCTCAAGCCCTATGGATATACAAGTAGTGGGTAAGCAGTGTGGCATAGGGGTAGTGTGGGGGTAG
- a CDS encoding ABC transporter ATP-binding protein produces MRIYSRILGYAGPLWPCAFYYFSAILLSIVFGLATYGLVIPLLKVLFNQEELNRLLWEDQVMPTWQLNMHYLTSLFNYFFIKIIIDYGKIRALCLLAFLFMCANAISGFFRYIADVTMAKVRIHLVHNLRLALFKKSLTLPVEYFTDHKKGDIIARITIDIQEVEHAVADTLRLFLKEPTQLFCYIVVLFYMSPSLSIFTLLFLPIVGWAIAQLIQSLRKWTDATQQSLGHLMHLIEGTVSGIRIIKLFGAQKYAIDQFKKEGKVYASTHMDVAKKSYMLAPVSASLSVVAVSIVLAYGGHLILLDRSLLTPSTFIAYIIICSQALIPIKMIARSIGHIQRGIAAGRRIFDVLDEKYAFKRYSGASMSITFKDKIVFKNISFAYNEGKEVLHQINFTIQKGEMIALVGASGSGKSTLLSLLSGLYQPNSGVIEIDDLPISQMSEASLRHLMGVVTQESIVFNDTIYNNILLNRTGFHKEAVLQAAQIACAHDFIMALPEAYYTIIGDNGSKLSGGQRQRICMARALLGNPPILILDEATSALDMVAERNLQRGALLKDKTSIVVAHRLTTICDADRIIVLEQGKIVEEGTHASLLAQGGVYKQLLVGQQR; encoded by the coding sequence ATGCGTATTTATTCTAGGATTTTAGGTTACGCAGGGCCTTTATGGCCGTGCGCTTTTTATTATTTTTCTGCTATTCTCTTATCCATTGTTTTTGGATTGGCGACCTATGGCTTGGTTATTCCCTTGCTTAAGGTACTATTTAATCAAGAGGAGTTGAACCGGTTGTTATGGGAAGACCAAGTAATGCCCACATGGCAGCTAAATATGCACTACCTTACGAGTTTATTTAATTACTTTTTTATAAAAATTATTATCGATTACGGTAAAATACGTGCACTCTGTTTGTTGGCATTTTTATTTATGTGCGCTAATGCCATAAGTGGGTTTTTTAGGTATATAGCAGATGTTACTATGGCTAAAGTCCGTATCCATCTTGTCCATAATTTGCGCCTGGCTCTCTTTAAAAAAAGTTTAACGTTGCCTGTGGAGTATTTTACTGATCACAAGAAAGGAGATATAATAGCGCGTATTACTATTGATATTCAGGAGGTAGAGCATGCAGTTGCTGATACGTTGCGTCTATTTTTAAAAGAACCCACTCAACTTTTTTGTTACATTGTGGTGCTGTTTTACATGTCACCAAGTCTTAGTATTTTTACCTTATTATTTCTACCTATTGTAGGGTGGGCCATAGCTCAGCTTATACAATCCCTCCGTAAATGGACAGATGCAACGCAGCAGTCACTGGGTCATTTAATGCATTTAATTGAAGGTACCGTCAGTGGCATCCGTATCATTAAGCTTTTTGGTGCTCAAAAATATGCTATTGATCAGTTTAAAAAAGAGGGGAAGGTATATGCCTCTACCCATATGGATGTAGCTAAAAAGTCCTATATGCTTGCACCAGTTTCTGCCTCATTAAGTGTGGTGGCGGTGTCTATTGTATTGGCCTATGGTGGCCATTTAATCCTTTTGGACCGTAGCCTACTTACGCCCAGTACGTTTATTGCTTACATCATTATTTGCTCCCAAGCGCTTATACCGATCAAAATGATTGCGCGGTCTATTGGCCATATTCAACGGGGGATAGCTGCCGGGAGACGTATTTTTGATGTATTAGATGAAAAATATGCGTTTAAGCGTTATTCAGGAGCATCTATGTCTATCACATTTAAAGATAAGATTGTATTTAAAAACATTTCTTTTGCCTATAATGAGGGCAAGGAGGTTTTACATCAAATCAATTTTACGATTCAAAAAGGCGAAATGATCGCGTTGGTTGGTGCTTCTGGTTCAGGAAAGTCTACACTTTTATCCCTTTTGTCAGGACTTTATCAACCCAATAGTGGCGTTATTGAGATAGATGATCTACCCATTTCCCAGATGAGTGAAGCATCACTTCGTCATTTAATGGGCGTGGTCACGCAGGAATCTATTGTATTCAACGATACAATCTATAATAACATTCTTTTGAATAGAACAGGGTTCCATAAGGAAGCAGTCCTACAAGCTGCCCAGATAGCTTGTGCGCATGATTTTATTATGGCGTTACCTGAAGCCTACTATACCATTATTGGAGACAATGGCAGCAAGCTTTCGGGTGGGCAAAGGCAACGCATTTGTATGGCTAGAGCGCTATTAGGGAATCCACCTATCTTAATATTAGATGAAGCCACTTCCGCTTTAGACATGGTTGCTGAGCGCAACCTACAGAGAGGTGCGCTGCTTAAAGATAAGACCTCTATTGTAGTAGCCCATAGGTTAACTACCATTTGTGATGCGGATAGAATTATTGTATTGGAACAAGGAAAGATAGTAGAAGAGGGTACCCATGCCAGTCTACTGGCGCAAGGAGGGGTCTATAAGCAATTGTTGGTTGGGCAACAGAGGTAG
- a CDS encoding YcgN family cysteine cluster protein: MDTTDKKPFWMDTPLDKMTPSQWESLCDGCGKCCLLKIQEAATQKLHTTKICCRLLNTRTCQCSNYKERFRYVDDCIKLNPTNVQTITWLPKSCAYRLVKEKKTLPDWHPLITKDPQSTVKSGHSVKGFVVHPALVNKPIITYLLEETTP; this comes from the coding sequence ATGGATACAACTGATAAAAAGCCTTTTTGGATGGATACACCGCTGGACAAAATGACACCTTCACAATGGGAGTCTTTATGTGATGGCTGTGGTAAGTGTTGCTTGCTTAAAATACAAGAAGCAGCAACCCAGAAACTGCATACCACAAAGATTTGTTGCCGGCTACTCAATACGCGCACCTGCCAGTGCTCCAACTATAAAGAACGGTTTCGCTATGTAGATGATTGCATCAAACTAAATCCTACCAATGTGCAAACGATCACCTGGTTACCTAAAAGTTGCGCCTACCGGCTGGTTAAAGAAAAAAAAACATTGCCTGACTGGCATCCATTGATCACCAAAGATCCGCAATCTACGGTCAAAAGTGGCCATTCTGTTAAAGGCTTTGTTGTACACCCAGCATTGGTCAACAAACCCATTATAACCTATTTACTAGAAGAAACTACGCCCTAA
- a CDS encoding DNA-3-methyladenine glycosylase produces the protein MILNRDFFVQDTHTVSTHLIGKLLCFHDFQGIITETESYIGVGDPACHAARGITQRTKVMFGQAGFSYVYFIYGKYYCLNIVTEALNFPAATLIRGIQLIHPPYTYLNGPGKLCQCLGINVTHNAIDVTLSKTLYIKDIGYQLPYKSTSRIGISKGLDKMWRYVITDQASIAAMLPKLVDMAGL, from the coding sequence ATGATTTTAAATAGAGACTTTTTTGTACAAGATACACACACGGTTAGTACCCATTTAATTGGCAAACTACTATGCTTCCATGATTTTCAGGGGATTATTACCGAAACAGAGAGTTATATTGGTGTAGGTGATCCCGCTTGCCATGCGGCTAGAGGTATTACACAAAGAACTAAAGTCATGTTTGGGCAAGCTGGGTTTAGTTATGTTTATTTTATATATGGAAAATATTATTGCTTAAATATTGTTACTGAAGCTTTAAATTTTCCAGCAGCTACACTCATTAGAGGCATACAGCTGATCCATCCGCCCTATACTTACCTAAATGGTCCAGGCAAGCTTTGTCAATGCTTAGGTATTAATGTAACCCATAATGCGATCGATGTAACGCTATCAAAAACATTATATATTAAAGATATAGGTTATCAATTGCCTTATAAGTCAACATCTAGAATAGGGATCTCAAAAGGTTTAGATAAAATGTGGCGTTATGTTATTACGGACCAAGCTTCTATAGCAGCTATGCTACCTAAGCTAGTCGATATGGCTGGCTTATAG